A region from the Haloarcula limicola genome encodes:
- a CDS encoding Rrf2 family transcriptional regulator: protein MSSIELTPSQKNILQELVNLYRESETAVKGEDIAEKVDRNPGTIRNQMQSLKALQLVEGVPGPKGGYKPTATAYDALQIQDMDQAAEVPLRHNGDLVEHSNVEEIDLTSVHHPEECRAEIQLQGSISAFHEGDSVTVGPTPLSKLQIIGTLEGKDDTNNKLILTIDDMRAPAGEPEH from the coding sequence ATGTCATCGATCGAACTGACTCCCAGTCAGAAAAATATTCTGCAGGAGTTGGTAAATCTATACCGCGAGAGCGAGACGGCAGTAAAGGGCGAGGACATCGCGGAGAAGGTCGACAGGAACCCGGGCACGATCCGAAACCAGATGCAGAGCCTGAAAGCGCTCCAACTGGTCGAGGGCGTCCCCGGTCCCAAGGGCGGCTACAAGCCGACCGCGACGGCCTACGACGCGCTGCAGATTCAGGACATGGACCAGGCCGCCGAGGTCCCGCTGCGTCACAACGGGGACCTCGTCGAACACTCGAACGTCGAGGAGATCGATCTGACGAGCGTCCACCACCCCGAGGAGTGCCGCGCCGAGATCCAACTGCAGGGCTCTATCTCCGCGTTCCACGAGGGCGACTCCGTCACCGTCGGCCCGACGCCCCTCTCGAAGCTCCAGATCATCGGGACCCTGGAGGGCAAAGACGACACCAACAACAAACTCATCCTCACCATCGACGACATGCGGGCCCCCGCCGGCGAACCCGAGCACTAG
- a CDS encoding FAD-binding oxidoreductase: protein MDVREHLSQHERAEQLPLATKSATVTLAEAMDDNRTEAVEEAIRGQLEPLDGANWLDEIHDGAEYQWDELSERLDAVDVSEHRRDDISTLVDRLERAYPSLLQVRVRAEEEIDFAPGQYVTLQFHDTPRAYSLADSPNEDELAFGIRRVPGGRLTSDLFQDLEVGDQVVVRGPNGEMTLDEPSSRDMVFLATGTGAAPFKSMIDYTFEEGRDTVDGEQRDIWLFLGCGWEDDIPHGEHFRDLADERENFHFVPTLTRESLLTDWDGETDYVQQVFIKYLVDELDEADLPDAFADVATEQPETDIDARIHPENAELYACGVTAMVTTLVSAAKAVGVPEDSMQYEGFG, encoded by the coding sequence ATGGACGTTCGGGAGCATCTGTCTCAACACGAGCGGGCCGAACAGCTGCCCCTCGCGACGAAATCCGCGACGGTGACGCTCGCGGAGGCGATGGACGACAACCGCACGGAAGCGGTGGAAGAGGCCATCCGCGGGCAGCTGGAACCCCTCGACGGGGCGAACTGGCTCGACGAGATCCACGACGGCGCGGAGTACCAGTGGGACGAGCTATCCGAGCGGTTGGACGCGGTCGACGTCTCGGAGCACCGCCGCGACGACATCTCGACGCTCGTCGACCGGCTCGAACGGGCCTATCCGTCGCTGTTGCAGGTGCGGGTCCGGGCGGAAGAGGAGATCGACTTCGCGCCGGGACAGTACGTGACGCTCCAGTTTCACGACACGCCGCGGGCGTACTCGCTGGCGGATTCGCCCAACGAGGACGAACTGGCCTTCGGCATCCGGCGGGTCCCCGGCGGTCGGTTGACGAGCGACCTGTTCCAGGACCTCGAGGTCGGCGACCAGGTGGTCGTCCGCGGTCCGAACGGGGAGATGACGCTGGACGAGCCCTCGAGTCGGGACATGGTGTTTCTCGCCACGGGGACCGGTGCCGCCCCGTTCAAGAGCATGATCGACTACACGTTCGAGGAGGGGAGAGATACCGTCGACGGGGAACAGCGGGACATCTGGCTGTTCCTGGGCTGCGGCTGGGAAGACGACATCCCGCACGGGGAGCACTTCCGCGACCTCGCCGACGAGCGGGAGAACTTCCACTTCGTCCCGACGCTGACCCGCGAGTCGCTGCTGACCGACTGGGACGGCGAGACCGACTACGTCCAGCAGGTGTTCATCAAGTACCTGGTGGACGAACTCGACGAGGCGGACCTGCCCGACGCGTTCGCGGACGTCGCGACCGAACAGCCGGAGACGGACATCGACGCGAGAATCCACCCCGAGAACGCCGAACTGTACGCCTGCGGCGTCACGGCGATGGTGACGACGCTCGTCAGCGCGGCGAAGGCGGTCGGCGTCCCCGAGGACTCGATGCAGTACGAGGGGTTCGGGTGA
- a CDS encoding NAD(P)/FAD-dependent oxidoreductase: MTDKVVVLGAGYAGAGAVKSLEDELNGEADVTWISDTDYHLVLHESHRCIRDPTIQDKIAIPVHEIKEPTTKFVQATVADIDTDDREVVLDDDSTVDYDYLLVGIGSQTAFFGIDGLEEHAHTLKSLDDALGIHDAVQQAAREASQSDPAQIVVGGAGLSGIQASGEIAKFRDEHRAPIDIHLVEGLDDVFPGNDPELQGALRKRLEARDVNIMCGDFIGEVDEETVYIGDEAELDYDVLIWTGGITGRDCVRDVDLEKDERNHRIHSEGDFQTEDERVFAIGDCALIEQPGEQPAPPTAQAAWQAAEVAGENLARSVRSQPLKTWTHKDKGTVISVGDEAVAHDVKGVPIDTFGGLPAEILKKGIAANWINDVAGLGRAAKAWPDM, encoded by the coding sequence ATGACTGACAAGGTCGTCGTGCTCGGTGCCGGCTACGCCGGTGCAGGCGCTGTCAAGAGCCTCGAAGACGAACTGAACGGCGAAGCCGACGTGACGTGGATCTCCGATACGGACTACCACCTCGTGCTCCACGAATCCCACCGCTGCATTCGGGACCCGACGATCCAGGACAAGATCGCCATCCCGGTCCACGAGATCAAAGAGCCGACGACCAAGTTCGTCCAGGCCACCGTCGCCGACATCGACACCGACGACCGCGAGGTCGTCTTAGACGACGACTCGACGGTCGATTACGATTACCTGCTCGTCGGTATCGGCTCCCAGACCGCCTTCTTCGGCATCGACGGCCTCGAAGAACACGCCCACACGCTCAAGAGCCTCGACGACGCGCTGGGTATCCACGACGCCGTCCAGCAGGCCGCGCGCGAGGCCTCCCAGAGCGACCCCGCGCAGATCGTCGTCGGCGGTGCCGGCCTCTCCGGCATCCAGGCCTCCGGCGAGATCGCCAAGTTCCGCGACGAGCACCGCGCGCCCATCGACATTCACCTCGTCGAGGGGCTGGACGACGTCTTCCCGGGCAATGACCCCGAACTGCAGGGCGCGCTCCGCAAGCGGCTGGAGGCCCGCGACGTCAACATCATGTGCGGCGACTTCATCGGCGAAGTCGACGAGGAGACCGTCTACATCGGCGACGAGGCGGAACTCGACTACGACGTGCTCATCTGGACCGGCGGCATCACCGGTCGCGACTGCGTCCGCGACGTCGACCTCGAAAAGGACGAGCGCAACCACCGCATCCACTCCGAGGGCGACTTCCAGACCGAGGACGAGCGCGTCTTCGCCATCGGCGACTGCGCGCTCATCGAGCAGCCCGGCGAACAGCCCGCGCCGCCGACGGCACAGGCCGCTTGGCAGGCCGCGGAAGTCGCCGGAGAGAACCTGGCTCGTTCGGTCCGCAGCCAGCCGCTGAAGACCTGGACCCACAAGGACAAGGGAACCGTCATCTCCGTCGGCGACGAGGCCGTCGCCCACGACGTGAAGGGCGTCCCCATCGACACGTTCGGCGGCCTCCCCGCGGAGATCCTCAAGAAGGGGATCGCCGCCAACTGGATCAACGACGTCGCCGGCCTCGGCCGCGCCGCGAAGGCGTGGCCGGACATGTAG
- the cdd gene encoding cytidine deaminase — protein MDDLMEAARDAMESSYAPYSEYRVGAAIETADGSVYTGCNIENANYSNSLHAEEVAIGSAVADGHREFERLAVTSAERDGVTPCGMCRQTLSEFCDASFRIYTDGDEAEEYTLGELLPTTISRSHLDR, from the coding sequence ATGGACGACCTGATGGAAGCCGCCCGCGACGCGATGGAGTCCTCCTACGCACCCTACTCGGAGTACCGCGTCGGCGCGGCCATCGAGACGGCCGACGGCTCGGTGTACACCGGCTGCAACATCGAGAACGCCAACTACAGCAACAGCCTCCACGCCGAGGAGGTCGCCATCGGCAGCGCCGTCGCGGACGGCCACCGCGAGTTCGAGCGCCTCGCCGTCACGTCGGCCGAGCGCGACGGCGTCACGCCCTGCGGGATGTGCCGACAGACCCTCTCCGAGTTCTGTGACGCGTCCTTTCGCATCTACACCGACGGCGACGAGGCCGAGGAGTACACGCTCGGCGAACTGCTCCCGACGACTATCTCCCGGTCGCATCTGGATAGATGA
- a CDS encoding NAD-dependent epimerase/dehydratase family protein yields MQDKRILVTGGGGFIGSNLANALAAENDVVALDDGYLGTIDNVDDAVEYVEGSVLDDDLPTDVDVVFHLAALSSYAMHEDDPTTGARVNVEGFVNVVEQARDDGCDTVVYASTSSIYGDRTEPSPEDMDVHVNTGYEASKLARERYAEYFHNHYDVSLAGMRFFSVYQGMEDGAEEHKGEYANLIAQFADDIANGENPVIWGDGTQTRDFTHVDDIVRGLELAADHELNGIYNLGTGEQYSFNHLVDVLNETLGADVDPVYEDNPIPEDVYVHDTCADYSKIHEATGWEPTISFEEGVERVCEQYD; encoded by the coding sequence ATGCAGGACAAGCGGATTTTGGTGACGGGCGGCGGCGGTTTTATCGGCTCGAATCTGGCGAACGCTCTCGCAGCCGAAAACGACGTCGTCGCGCTGGACGACGGCTATCTCGGGACGATCGACAACGTAGACGACGCCGTCGAGTACGTCGAGGGGAGCGTCCTCGACGACGACCTGCCGACGGACGTAGACGTCGTCTTCCACCTCGCCGCGCTCTCCTCGTACGCGATGCACGAAGACGACCCGACGACCGGGGCTCGCGTCAACGTCGAGGGGTTCGTCAACGTCGTCGAGCAGGCCCGCGACGACGGCTGTGACACCGTCGTCTACGCCTCGACGTCCTCGATCTACGGCGACCGCACCGAGCCCTCGCCGGAGGACATGGACGTCCACGTGAACACGGGTTACGAGGCGTCGAAGCTCGCTCGGGAGCGATACGCCGAGTACTTCCACAACCACTACGACGTATCGCTGGCCGGAATGCGCTTCTTCTCCGTGTATCAGGGGATGGAGGACGGGGCCGAGGAGCACAAGGGCGAGTACGCGAATCTCATCGCCCAGTTCGCCGACGACATCGCCAACGGCGAGAACCCCGTGATCTGGGGCGACGGCACGCAGACCCGCGACTTCACGCACGTCGACGACATCGTCCGCGGGCTCGAACTCGCGGCAGACCACGAACTGAACGGCATCTACAACCTCGGCACCGGCGAGCAGTACAGTTTCAACCATCTCGTCGACGTACTCAACGAGACGCTCGGGGCCGACGTGGACCCGGTGTACGAGGACAACCCCATCCCGGAGGACGTGTACGTCCACGACACCTGCGCGGACTACTCAAAGATACACGAGGCGACGGGCTGGGAGCCGACGATCTCGTTCGAGGAAGGCGTCGAACGCGTCTGCGAACAGTACGACTGA
- the gyrA gene encoding DNA gyrase subunit A, which translates to MSSDVPDSNAPADRIKHVRIEDEMEQSYIDYAMSVIAGRALPDVRDGLKPVHRRILYAMHEMGVSSNTAHRKSSSIVGETMGDYHPHGDSAIYDTLVRMAQDFSMRYPLVDGQGNFGSMDGDPAAAMRYTEARMAPLAEELLEDIEKDTVDFSGNYDDRLQEPDVLPAKVPNLLLNGSSGIAVGMSTNIPPHNLGELVDATVHLIENPEATVEELMEHVKAPDFPTGGNIVGRDAIYSAYATGRGRLRVRAEYEVDREAGRIVISELPYQENKARLVERIADDVNEGKIEGISDLRDESDRNGVRVVIELKRGANVDVVENRLLDHHLESTFGVINLALVDGQPQVLSLKESLQHYVEHRREVVRRRSEHDLAEAEERAHILEGRLKALENVEDVVELIRNSEDRDAARDGLQEDFDFSAEQAAHIVRMQLGSLTSMEAAEIQEEYEDVQDTIDYLEAVLASREKLDGVITDELREIKDEYDDERRTNVIEDAGQVTHEDLIPEEDCVVVITEDDYIKRMPVEQFDPQNRGGKGIIGADPKEGDRVSKVFRANSHDYLLCFTNRGQVYRLKTYEVPEMSRTARGKSAINLIDLDDGEELTAVVSTDDFEEDECITMVTRDGYVKRTCATDFENILSTGIRAAKLEDGDELIDVEVTDGTMDLVIASEEGMTIRFDEDEVSEMGRSARGVNGIKLTGDDKVAAMVATDDDDDRALLTVTENGYGKRTLLSEYRPQSRYGQGLIDIKTDERNGRVSTAKAVTDDDHLIIISERGQIMRIRAGDVSQVGRNTKGVTIMRLDEGDKVASVTVVPSAVAVEE; encoded by the coding sequence ATGAGCTCCGACGTACCCGACTCCAACGCGCCGGCGGACCGCATCAAGCACGTCCGCATCGAGGACGAGATGGAGCAGTCCTACATCGACTACGCGATGTCGGTCATCGCGGGCCGCGCGCTGCCGGACGTGCGCGACGGGCTGAAACCGGTCCATCGTCGCATCCTCTACGCGATGCACGAGATGGGCGTCTCCTCGAACACCGCCCACCGGAAGTCATCGTCCATCGTCGGCGAGACGATGGGTGATTACCACCCGCACGGCGACTCGGCCATCTACGACACGCTCGTCCGAATGGCACAGGACTTCTCGATGCGTTATCCGCTGGTCGACGGCCAGGGGAACTTCGGCTCGATGGACGGCGACCCGGCCGCCGCGATGCGATACACGGAGGCGCGGATGGCCCCCCTCGCCGAGGAACTGCTCGAAGACATCGAGAAGGACACCGTCGACTTCTCGGGTAACTACGACGACCGCCTGCAGGAACCGGACGTGCTGCCGGCGAAGGTACCGAACCTCCTGCTCAACGGCTCGTCGGGCATCGCGGTCGGGATGTCGACGAACATCCCGCCGCACAACCTCGGCGAGCTCGTCGACGCGACGGTCCACCTCATCGAGAATCCGGAGGCCACCGTCGAGGAGCTGATGGAACACGTCAAGGCGCCGGACTTCCCGACCGGCGGCAACATCGTCGGCCGCGACGCCATCTACTCGGCGTACGCGACCGGCCGCGGCCGCCTGCGAGTGCGCGCCGAGTACGAGGTCGACCGGGAGGCCGGGCGGATCGTCATCAGCGAACTCCCGTATCAGGAGAACAAGGCCCGCCTCGTCGAGCGCATCGCCGACGACGTCAACGAGGGGAAGATCGAGGGCATCTCGGACCTGCGCGACGAATCCGACCGCAACGGCGTCCGCGTCGTGATCGAACTCAAGCGCGGCGCGAACGTCGACGTGGTCGAGAACCGACTGCTCGACCACCACCTCGAATCCACCTTCGGCGTCATCAACCTCGCGTTGGTCGACGGCCAGCCGCAGGTCCTCTCGCTGAAGGAGAGCCTCCAGCACTACGTCGAGCACCGCCGCGAGGTCGTCCGCCGACGCTCCGAACACGACTTGGCGGAGGCCGAAGAGCGCGCCCACATCCTCGAAGGGCGGCTGAAGGCCTTGGAGAACGTCGAGGACGTGGTCGAACTCATCCGCAACAGCGAGGACCGCGACGCCGCCAGGGACGGCCTCCAGGAGGACTTCGACTTCTCGGCGGAACAGGCGGCCCACATCGTCCGGATGCAGCTCGGCTCGCTGACCTCGATGGAAGCGGCGGAGATACAGGAGGAGTACGAGGACGTCCAGGACACCATCGACTACCTCGAAGCCGTCCTCGCGAGCCGCGAGAAACTCGACGGCGTCATCACGGACGAACTCCGGGAGATCAAGGACGAATACGACGACGAGCGCCGGACCAACGTCATCGAGGACGCGGGCCAAGTCACGCACGAGGACCTCATCCCTGAGGAGGACTGCGTCGTCGTCATCACCGAGGACGACTACATCAAGCGGATGCCCGTCGAGCAGTTCGACCCGCAGAACCGCGGCGGCAAGGGCATCATCGGGGCCGACCCCAAGGAGGGCGACCGCGTCTCGAAGGTGTTCAGGGCCAACAGCCACGACTACCTGCTCTGTTTCACCAATCGGGGGCAGGTCTATCGGCTGAAGACCTACGAGGTGCCCGAGATGTCTCGCACGGCGCGCGGGAAGTCCGCCATCAACCTCATCGACTTGGACGACGGCGAGGAGCTCACCGCCGTCGTCTCCACCGACGACTTCGAGGAGGACGAGTGTATCACGATGGTCACCCGAGACGGTTACGTCAAGCGGACGTGCGCGACTGACTTCGAGAACATCCTCTCGACCGGCATCCGCGCCGCGAAGCTCGAAGACGGTGACGAACTGATCGACGTCGAGGTCACGGACGGCACGATGGACCTCGTCATCGCCTCCGAAGAGGGGATGACCATCCGCTTCGACGAGGACGAGGTCAGCGAGATGGGGCGGTCGGCCCGCGGCGTCAACGGGATCAAACTGACCGGCGACGACAAGGTGGCGGCGATGGTCGCCACCGACGACGACGACGACCGGGCGCTGCTGACGGTGACCGAGAACGGCTACGGGAAGCGAACGCTCCTCTCGGAGTACCGCCCGCAGTCCCGCTACGGGCAGGGCCTCATCGACATCAAGACCGACGAGCGCAACGGGCGCGTCTCGACGGCGAAGGCCGTCACGGACGACGACCACCTCATCATCATCTCCGAACGGGGCCAGATAATGCGTATCCGGGCCGGTGACGTCTCGCAGGTCGGTCGCAACACGAAGGGCGTCACCATCATGAGGTTAGATGAGGGCGATAAGGTCGCGAGCGTAACGGTCGTCCCGTCGGCGGTCGCGGTAGAGGAGTAG
- a CDS encoding sensor histidine kinase, protein MGSDDVASHLLYLDANAVRTEQGARELERRSDATVYTADSAEAALERLAWPDIDCLVIGHDPDRFDGIDAAERIGAAHPCLPVVLFSRAGDEAAARAVGTDIDEFVVHDGPDAFETLAATAVEVAVESRIDTDHETDEIDPTAAPNVDEATVDRMLEQGLDSAELTELLHKSRLFDSIFGSIPVHLYVKDDQARHQYVSSGYFEESVDDFLGNTDPEIGIVANRHARRAYVEDKYVIEEGEPVLDKVEYLPMLDQWNLTSKVPWHGPDGEVVGLIGVTRDISERKERQEQVRRQNERLNRFADMLSHDIRNPLQVAQSRLDLARDTGEETHLDAAESALERIAELIEDVLALARQGQEVVAPSPVDADDVVDVTWAAVDAPDATVERVTPLGTIMGDESRLRQLTANLFRNAIEHGGPTVTVRIGRLDRHEGFFVEDDGPGFPDIDDEALFEAGYTTTHHGTGFGLSIVREIAEAHDWTVAATAGSDGGARVEFRGVERPTEGE, encoded by the coding sequence ATGGGGTCAGACGACGTCGCCTCGCATCTCCTCTATCTCGATGCCAATGCGGTCCGCACCGAACAGGGGGCGCGCGAGCTAGAACGGCGGTCCGACGCGACGGTATACACGGCCGACTCCGCCGAGGCCGCGCTCGAACGTCTCGCTTGGCCCGATATCGACTGTCTGGTGATCGGTCACGACCCCGACCGATTCGACGGGATCGACGCGGCCGAACGAATCGGTGCCGCCCACCCCTGTCTCCCGGTCGTCCTCTTCTCCCGCGCCGGCGACGAGGCCGCCGCCCGAGCGGTCGGGACCGATATCGACGAGTTCGTCGTCCACGACGGGCCGGACGCCTTCGAGACGCTCGCAGCGACGGCGGTCGAAGTCGCCGTGGAGTCTCGCATCGACACCGACCACGAGACCGACGAGATCGACCCGACGGCCGCACCGAACGTCGACGAAGCGACCGTCGATAGGATGCTCGAACAGGGACTCGACAGCGCGGAACTCACCGAGTTGCTCCACAAGAGTCGTCTCTTCGACTCTATCTTCGGGTCGATTCCGGTTCACCTCTACGTCAAGGACGACCAGGCCCGCCACCAGTACGTGAGTTCGGGCTACTTCGAGGAGTCGGTCGACGACTTCCTCGGCAACACCGACCCCGAGATCGGCATCGTCGCCAACCGGCACGCCCGGCGGGCCTACGTCGAAGACAAGTACGTCATCGAGGAGGGAGAGCCGGTCCTCGATAAGGTCGAGTACCTGCCGATGCTCGACCAGTGGAACCTCACGTCGAAGGTCCCGTGGCACGGTCCGGACGGCGAAGTGGTCGGACTCATCGGCGTCACCCGCGACATCTCCGAACGAAAGGAGCGACAGGAGCAGGTGAGACGCCAGAACGAGCGCCTCAACCGCTTCGCCGACATGCTGAGCCACGACATTCGGAATCCGCTACAGGTCGCACAGTCGCGCCTCGACCTCGCTCGCGACACCGGCGAGGAGACGCACCTCGACGCCGCCGAGTCGGCACTCGAACGGATCGCTGAGCTCATCGAGGACGTCCTCGCGCTCGCACGCCAGGGACAGGAGGTCGTCGCCCCCTCGCCGGTCGACGCCGACGACGTGGTGGACGTGACGTGGGCGGCGGTCGACGCTCCGGACGCGACCGTCGAACGCGTCACGCCGCTCGGAACGATCATGGGCGACGAGAGCCGGCTCCGACAGCTGACGGCGAACCTCTTCCGGAACGCGATCGAACACGGCGGCCCGACGGTCACCGTCCGTATCGGTCGCCTCGACCGGCACGAGGGATTTTTCGTCGAAGACGACGGCCCGGGGTTCCCGGACATCGACGACGAAGCGCTGTTCGAAGCCGGCTACACGACGACCCACCACGGGACCGGGTTCGGGCTCTCTATCGTCAGGGAGATCGCCGAGGCGCACGACTGGACCGTCGCGGCGACGGCCGGGAGCGACGGCGGTGCGAGAGTGGAGTTCCGCGGCGTCGAGCGACCGACCGAGGGCGAGTAA
- the rocF gene encoding arginase: MDRTVRVLGVPMDLGADRRGVDMGPSAIRYGGLAEQLDGLGVDCTDGGDLAVPRPEARDPDADHPRGGRAKFHRETREVCEDVRTAVSGTIDDGEFPLVLGGDHSIAIGTVAGAAEPDESLGVVWFDAHGDFNTPQTTPSGNIHGMSLAAILGKESFADESWAHTPAVSEENVVLVGLRNLDEGERRLIRESDVTAYSMSDVDARSVPEVVEEALGIAADGTDAIHVSLDMDWLDPTEAPGVGTPVRGGVSYREAHVAMEYVAERHDKLRSMELVEVNPILDDHNQTAELACELAASAFGKRIL; this comes from the coding sequence ATGGACAGAACCGTTCGCGTCCTCGGCGTTCCCATGGACCTCGGGGCCGACCGGCGCGGCGTCGATATGGGACCCTCGGCGATTCGCTACGGGGGGCTGGCCGAACAGCTAGACGGACTCGGCGTCGACTGCACCGACGGCGGCGACCTCGCGGTGCCGAGGCCGGAAGCCCGAGACCCCGACGCGGACCACCCACGCGGCGGGCGGGCGAAGTTCCACCGAGAGACGAGAGAAGTCTGCGAAGACGTTCGAACGGCCGTGAGCGGCACGATCGACGACGGCGAGTTCCCGCTGGTTCTGGGCGGCGACCACTCCATCGCCATCGGTACCGTCGCGGGTGCGGCCGAACCCGACGAGTCGCTCGGCGTCGTCTGGTTCGACGCCCACGGCGATTTCAACACCCCACAGACGACGCCGAGCGGGAACATCCACGGGATGTCGCTCGCGGCCATCCTCGGCAAGGAGTCGTTCGCCGACGAATCCTGGGCCCACACGCCCGCGGTCAGCGAGGAGAACGTCGTACTGGTCGGACTCCGCAATCTGGACGAGGGCGAGCGGCGGCTCATCCGCGAGAGCGACGTGACGGCGTACTCCATGTCCGACGTCGACGCTCGGAGCGTCCCGGAGGTCGTCGAAGAGGCCCTCGGTATCGCGGCGGACGGCACCGACGCCATCCACGTCTCGCTCGATATGGACTGGCTCGACCCGACCGAGGCCCCCGGCGTCGGGACGCCGGTCCGGGGCGGCGTCTCCTACCGCGAGGCCCACGTCGCCATGGAGTACGTCGCGGAGCGACACGACAAACTCCGCTCGATGGAACTGGTCGAGGTCAACCCAATCCTCGACGACCACAATCAGACCGCGGAACTCGCCTGCGAACTGGCCGCGAGCGCGTTCGGCAAGCGGATCCTCTGA
- a CDS encoding phosphomannomutase gives MNLFGTAGIRGDVVERVTPELALRVGRAAGRDAGEFVLGHDGRVSSPALAAALTAGLESAGADVVSVGRVPTPALAYASRGRRGVMVTASHNPPADNGIKLFEDGQEYDGDAESRIEDRVTDGDGPTAWGEWGQPRRTDVLPTYRESVAEYAREYGAEPDDLTVAVDCGNGMAGVATPQVLRALGADVRATEANVDGYFPARGSKPTAETLSKFRSFVAATAVDFGIGHDGDADRIVIVDGDGEVVHEDTILAILAEHYVRASAAADPVVVTTPNASGRIDERVEAAGGRVERVRLGALHEGVARERAAGDADTEIVFAAEPWKHLHTAFGDWIDGVVSAAVLARLFAAESLADRRETVTERPYRKVSVDCPDERKAEAMVRIEEALPEAFPEASVSTAYGVRLSFPDDSWTLVRPSGTEPYVRVYAESDDVDELVAEVRSVVEAAVEFAEGE, from the coding sequence ATGAACCTGTTCGGGACTGCCGGGATCCGCGGGGACGTCGTCGAGCGAGTGACTCCCGAACTCGCGCTTCGAGTGGGGCGGGCGGCGGGCCGCGACGCCGGGGAGTTCGTGCTCGGTCACGACGGGCGGGTAAGCTCGCCGGCGCTGGCCGCGGCGCTGACCGCCGGACTGGAGAGCGCCGGAGCCGACGTCGTCTCTGTCGGTCGGGTCCCGACGCCCGCGCTGGCCTACGCCTCGCGGGGTCGCCGGGGCGTCATGGTGACGGCGAGTCACAACCCGCCGGCGGACAACGGCATCAAACTGTTCGAGGACGGGCAGGAGTACGACGGCGACGCCGAGAGTCGGATCGAGGACCGAGTGACCGACGGCGACGGACCGACGGCGTGGGGCGAGTGGGGCCAGCCGAGACGGACCGACGTGCTCCCGACGTACCGCGAGTCGGTCGCCGAGTACGCGCGGGAATACGGCGCTGAGCCCGACGATTTGACGGTTGCCGTCGACTGCGGTAACGGGATGGCCGGCGTCGCCACGCCACAGGTCCTCAGAGCGCTGGGTGCCGACGTCCGCGCGACCGAGGCCAACGTCGACGGCTACTTCCCGGCCAGGGGAAGCAAGCCGACGGCCGAGACCCTCTCGAAGTTCCGGTCGTTCGTCGCCGCGACGGCGGTCGACTTCGGCATCGGTCACGACGGTGACGCCGACCGGATCGTCATCGTGGACGGCGACGGGGAGGTGGTCCACGAGGACACGATCCTGGCGATACTCGCCGAACACTACGTTCGGGCGTCGGCCGCCGCCGACCCCGTGGTCGTCACGACGCCGAACGCCTCGGGCCGCATCGACGAACGGGTCGAGGCGGCGGGCGGGCGTGTCGAACGCGTCCGTCTGGGCGCGCTCCACGAGGGCGTCGCCCGCGAGCGAGCGGCCGGCGACGCGGACACCGAGATCGTCTTCGCCGCCGAACCGTGGAAACACCTCCACACGGCCTTCGGCGACTGGATCGACGGCGTCGTCAGCGCTGCGGTCCTCGCGCGACTGTTCGCCGCCGAGTCGCTGGCAGATCGTCGAGAAACGGTCACGGAGCGCCCCTACCGCAAGGTCAGCGTCGACTGCCCCGACGAGCGGAAGGCCGAGGCGATGGTCCGCATCGAGGAGGCGCTGCCCGAGGCGTTCCCCGAGGCGAGCGTCTCGACGGCGTACGGCGTCCGCCTCTCCTTTCCGGACGACTCGTGGACGCTCGTCCGCCCGAGCGGCACCGAGCCGTACGTGCGGGTCTACGCCGAGAGCGACGACGTGGACGAGCTCGTCGCCGAGGTCCGGTCCGTCGTCGAGGCGGCCGTCGAGTTCGCCGAAGGGGAATGA